ACCGAGCGGGGGACGTTCATCATCAACGGCGCAGAGCGCGTGATCGTGAATCAGATCGTGCGCAGCCCTGGTGTCTATTTCAAGGATGAAATGGACAAGAATGGGCGTCGTACCTACAACGCCAGCGTCATCCCCAACCGCGGGGCCTGGTTGAAGTTCGAGACCGATAAGAACGATCTGCTGCATGTCCGGGTTGACAAGACTCGCAAGATCAACGCCCACGTGCTGATGCGCGCCATGGGGCTGTCGGACAACGATGTGATCGACAAGCTCCGGCATCCGGAGTACTACAAAAAGTCGATTGAAGCCGCCAACGACGAGGGCATCAGCTCCGAGGATCAGGCTTTGCTCGAGCTTTACAAGAAGCTGCGTCCGGGTGAGCCGCCATCAGTCAGTGGTGGTCAGCAGCTGCTGCAGACCCGTTTCTTTGATCCCAAGCGCTACGACCTTGGCCGGGTGGGCCGTTACAAGATCAATAAGAAACTTCGTCTTACCATCCCCGACTCCGTGCGCACCCTCACCCACGAGGATGTGCTTTCAACCCTTGATTACCTGATCAATCTTGAGCTGGATGTCGGTGGTGCCAGCCTCGATGACATCGATCATCTGGGCAATCGCCGGGTCCGCTCGGTGGGTGAGCTGCTTCAGAACCAGGTGCGTGTGGGTCTGAACCGCCTTGAGCGAATCATCAAGGAACGCATGACCGTTGGTGAGACCGACTCGCTCACCCCTGCCCAGCTGGTCAATCCCAAGCCGCTTGTCGCTGCCATCAAGGAGTTCTTCGGCTCCAGTCAGCTGAGTCAGTTCATGGATCAGACCAATCCTTTGGCTGAACTCACGCACAAGCGACGCATTTCAGCGCTTGGCCCAGGTGGTCTGACACGGGAGCGTGCTGGCTTCGCTGTTCGTGATATTCATCCTTCCCACTACGGACGTCTCTGCCCGATCGAGACACCCGAGGGTCCCAATGCTGGCCTGATCAATTCACTCGCAACCCACGCCAGGGTGAACGAATACGGCTTTATCGAAACCCCGTTCTGGAAAGTCGAGAACGGTCGGGTGCTCAAGCAGGGCGATCCGATCTATCTATCGGCAGACCTCGAGGACGAATGCCGTGTCGCTCCTGGAGATGTGGCGACCGACAGCGATGGAACGATTCTCGCGGATCTGATTCCTGTCCGATATCGGCAGGATTTTGAAAAGGTCCCCCCCGAGCAGGTCGATTACGTGCAGCTCTCACCCGTGCAGGTGATCTCCGTTGCCACCTCCCTGATTCCCTTTCTGGAGCACGACGACGCCAACCGCGCACTGATGGGCTCTAACATGCAGCGTCAGGCCGTTCCGCTGTTGCGTCCGGAGCGACCGCTTGTGGGAACAGGTTTGGAAACCCAGGTCGCCCGCGACTCGGGCATGGTTCCGATCACCCGTGTGAACGGCACTGTGACCTTCGTCGACGCCACTGCGATTGTGGTCCAGGACGAGGAAGGTCTCGAACATACTCACTTCCTTCAGAAATACCAGCGTTCCAATCAGGACACTTGTCTGAACCAGCGTCCGATTGTTCGCCAGGGAGACCAGGTGATCGTGGGCCAGGTGCTTGCTGATGGATCTGCCTGTGAAGGCGGTGAGATCGCTCTCGGTCAGAACGTGCTGATCGCTTACATGCCCTGGGAGGGCTACAACTACGAGGACGCCATCCTTGTCAGTGAGCGTCTGGTCAATGATGACCTTTACACCTCGGTGCATATCGAGAAGTATGAGATCGAGGCCCGTCAGACCAAGCTGGGTCCGGAAGAGATCACCCGAGAGATTCCCAACGTTGCGGAGGAAAGCCTCGGCAACCTCGATGAAATGGGCATCATCCGCATCGGCGCATTCGTCGAAAGCGGCGACATACTTGTCGGCAAGGTCACGCCGAAGGGTGAATCCGATCAACCACCTGAGGAGAAACTGCTTCGTGCGATCTTCGGTGAAAAAGCCCGTGATGTTCGCGACAACTCACTGAGGGTGCCAAGCACCGAACGTGGACGTGTCGTGGATGTGCGCATCTATACCCGTGAACAGGGTGATGAGCTGCCGCCCGGCGCGAACATGGTGGTGCGTGTTTATGTGGCCCAACGCCGCAAAATTCAGGTTGGCGACAAGATGGCCGGTCGCCACGGCAACAAGGGAATCATCAGCCGCATCCTCCCCCGTGAGGACATGCCTTACCTGCCCGATGGCACTCCTGTGGACATCGTGCTGAACCCTCTCGGCGTTCCCAGCCGCATGAATGTCGGACAGGTCTTCGAGCTGCTCATGGGTTGGGCCGCGTCCAACCTCGACTGCCGTGTGAAGGTTGTGCCCTTCGACGAGATGTATGGCGCGGAGAAGTCTCAACAAACTGTTGAGGCCTTCCTGAAGACCGCAGCCAAACAGCCCGGCAAGGAGTGGATCTACAACCCGGATGACCCCGGCAAGCTCCAGCTGATCGATGGACGTACCGGTGAGCCATTTGATCAACCTGTCGCCGTTGGTTACTCCCACTTCCTCAAGCTGGTTCACCTGGTGGATGACAAGATCCACGCCCGCTCGACTGGCCCTTACTCACTTGTGACTCAGCAACCTCTGGGGGGCAAGGCCCAGCAGGGTGGCCAGCGTCTTGGAGAAATGGAGGTGTGGGCTCTCGAGGCCTATGGAGCCGCCTACACCCTTCAGGAGCTGCTCACCGTCAAGTCCGACGACATGCAAGGTCGCAACGAAGCTCTCAACGCCATTGTCAAGGGCAAGCCGATCCCGCGTCCGGGAACCCCGGAATCCTTCAAGGTGCTGATGCGCGAGCTTCAGTCGCTGGGCCTGGACATCGCCGTCTTCACCGATGAAGGCAAAGAAGTGGACCTGATGCAGGACGTGAATCCACGTCGCAGCACCCCCAGCAGGCCCACCTACGAATCCCTGGGCGTCGCTGACTACGACGAGGACTGACGGATCAACGAACGAACCGACAAACCGCTCCCTCTTCCTTAACCGTCAATGACCAACAGCAACCTTCGGACCGAGAACCACTTCGATTACGTCAAGATCACACTCGCCTCGCCCGACCGGGTGATGGAGTGGGGTCAGCGCACCCTGCCCAACGGACAGGTGGTGGGTGAAGTCACCAAGCCGGAGACCATCAACTACCGAACCCTCAAGCCAGAGATGGACGGGTTGTTCTGCGAAAAGATCTTCGGCCCGTCCAAGGACTGGGAATGCCACTGCGGCAAATACAAGCGGGTGCGTCACCGCGGCATCGTCTGTGAGCGCTGCGGCGTAGAGGTCACTGAAAGTCGGGTGCGCAGGCATCGCATGGGCTTCATCAAGCTTGCCGCTCCTGTCTCTCATGTCTGGTATCTGAAGGGCATTCCCAGCTACGTGGCAATCCTTCTGGACATGCCTCTGCGCGATGTCGAGCAGATTGTTTACTTCAACTGCTACGTGGTCCTTGACCCAGGTGATCACAAGGATCTCAAGTACAAACAGTTGCTCACCGAGGACGAGTGGCTGGAGATCGAGGATGAGATCTATGCCGAAGATTCCGAGATTGAGAATGAGCCGGTGGTCGGAATCGGTGCGGAAGCGCTGAAGCAGCTGCTGGAAGACCTCACTCTCAATGAGGTGGCTGAACAGCTGCGTGAGGAAATCGCCAGCAGCAAGGGTCAGAAACGAGCCAAGCTGATCAAGCGCCTGCGCGTCATCGATAACTTCATCGCCACGAATGCCCGTCCGGAGTGGATGGTGCTCGATGTGATTCCGGTGATTCCTCCCGATCTGCGCCCGATGGTGCAGCTGGATGGCGGTCGTTTCGCCACCTCTGACCTCAATGACCTCTATCGCCGGGTCATCAACCGCAACAACCGGCTTGCGCGTCTGCAGGAAATTCTTGCCCCGGAGATCATCGTCCGCAATGAAAAGCGGATGCTGCAGGAGGCCGTGGACGCTTTGATCGACAACGGTCGACGCGGCCGCACCGTTGTCGGTGCCAACAACCGCCCCCTCAAGTCACTCAGCGACATCATTGAGGGCAAGCAGGGTCGTTTCCGTCAGAACCTGCTGGGCAAGCGTGTCGACTACTCCGGTCGTTCCGTGATCGTGGTGGGTCCGAAACTGAAGATGCATCAGTGCGGTCTGCCCAAGGAGATGGCGATCGAGCTGTTCCAGCCCTTCGTGATTCATCGCCTGATCCGTCAGAACATTGTCAACAACATCAAGGCTGCCAAGAAGCTCATCCAGCGTGCTGATGATGAGGTGATGCAGGTGTTGCAGGAGGTGATCGAGGGGCATCCGATCATGCTCAACCGTGCTCCGACCCTGCACCGACTGGGTATCCAGGCTTTTGAGCCCAAACTTGTGGATGGCCGCGCCATCCAGCTCCATCCCCTCGTCTGTCCGGCATTCAACGCCGACTTTGACGGTGACCAGATGGCCGTTCATGTGCCGCTGGCGATCGAAGCCCAGACCGAGGCACGCATGTTGATGCTGGCCAGCAACAACATCCTCTCTCCTGCCACCGGCGAACCGATCATCACGCCGTCTCAAGACATGGTGCTAGGCGCCTATTACCTGACGGCGCTTCAGCCGCAGATGAGCCCGATTGAATTCGGGGATCGCAGCCGGACCTTCTCCGACTTGGAGGACGTGATTCATGCCTTCGAGGACAAACGCCTCGGATTGCACGATTGGGTCTGGGTTCGCTTCAACGGCGACGTTGAGGACGATGACGAGCGCGATGAGCCCTTGAAGAGTGAATCTCTGTCCGATGGCACGCGGCTCGAGCAGTGGACCTACCGCCGCGACCGTTTTGATGAGGAAGGCGCTCTGATCAGCCGCTACGTCCTCACGACTGTGGGCCGTGTGGTGATGAATCACACCATCATTGATGCAGTGGCAGCCACCTGAACGATTAAGACCGATCCACTCCATAAACACGATTTCTCAGCGCTGTCATGACCTCCACCCCCTCCAAATCCCGTAAGTCCTCCAAGTCTTCCAAGGCGGCCAAGGCGGCCAAGGCTGCGGCTGCCGCAGCGAAGGAAGCCCGCGCTTTGGCCAAGACCCCACCACCCTTTCGCAATCGTGTGGTGGATAAAAAGGGTCTGAAACAGCTGGTTGCCTGGGCCTACAAGCACCACGGCACGGCGGCCACTTCCGCCATGGCTGACCAGCTCAAGGATCTTGGCTTCAAATACGCCACCCAGGCTGCAGTGTCCATTTCGGTGGACGATCTGAAGGTTCCCGAGGCGAAACAGGATCTTCTGGGAGAGGCGGAAGAGTTGATCACGGCAACCGAGGAGTCCTATCGCCTTGGTGTGATTACGGAGGTTGAGCGTCACACCAAGGTCATTGACACCTGGACCGAGACCAACGAGCGCTTGGTGGATGCGGTCAAGAAGAACTTCAACCAGAACGATCCACTCAATTCGGTGTGGATGATGGCCAACTCCGGTGCCCGGGGAAACATGTCCCAGGTGCGCCAGCTGGTCGGCATGCGCGGCCTGATGGCCAATCCTCAGGGGGAGATCATTGACCTGCCGATCCGCACCAATTTCCGTGAAGGCCTGACCGTCACCGAGTACGTCATCTCCTCCTATGGCGCCCGCAAGGGTCTGGTGGACACGGCACTGCGTACGGCTGATTCCGGTTACCTCACCCGACGTCTTGTGGATGTCGCGCAGGACGTGATTGTGCGCGAGGACGATTGCGGCACAACGCGTCTGATCGTTGTGAAGGCTGAGAACGGTAAGTTCGGCAATCGCCTGGTAGGTCGTCTAACCGCTGATCAGGTGGTGTCTGCCGAGGGTGAGGTGCTCGCCGAGCGCAACACTGAAATCGACCCGCCTCTCTCTCAGCGGATCCAGAAGGCTGGGGTTGAGGCGGTGAGTGTGCGCTCGCCGCTCACCTGTGAGGCCAACCGCTCGGTCTGCCGTAAGTGCTACGGCTGGGCTCTGGCCCACAACGAACTGGTGGACCTCGGAGAGGCCGTCGGCATCATCGCTGCCCAGTCGATTGGTGAGCCCGGAACGCAGCTCACGATGAGAACGTTCCACACCGGTGGTGTGTCAACGGCGGAATCCGGCGTGGTCCGCTCCAAGGTGGAGGGCACTGTTGAGTACGGCGCCAAAGCACGCGTGCGTCCTTACCGCACCCCCCATGGAGTTGACGCCCAGCAAGCTGAGGCTGATTTCAAGCTCACCATCAATCCCTCCGGCAAGGGCAAGGCTCAGAAGATCGAGATCACCAGCGGTTCGCTGCTGTTTGTAGACAACGGTCAGGAGATCGCCGCGGACGTGACCGTCGCTCAGATCGCCGCCGGTGCCGTCAAGAAGAGTGTTGAGAAGGCCACCAAGGACGTGATCTGTGATCTGGCTGGACAGGTCAGCTATGACCCCACCATTCAGCCCAGGGAAGTCACTGACCGCCAGGGCAACATCACCCACAAGGCACAACGTCTCGGAAGGATGTGGGTGCTTGCTGGGGATGTCTACAACCTTCCCCCCAATGCCCAGCCTGTGGTCACAGCTGGTGCTCAGGTCACGGCAGGCCAGGTGCTCGCGGAAGCCAGCCAGGCCAGTGAGTACGGCGGCGCCGTTCGCCTGCGAGACGCCCTTGGTGATTCACGTGAGGTGCAGATCGTCACCACCTCGATGACCCTGCGTGACTTCAAGCTGCAGGGTGAATCCACCCATGCTGGCGAGATCTGGAATCTGGAGGCCAAAGACGGCACCCGTTACCGCCTCAATACGATCCCAGGCAGCAAGATCGGCAGTGGCGAAGTCGTCGCTGAACTCAACGACGATCGCTTCCGCACCCAGACCGGTGGACTGGTTCGTTTCGCTCCCGGCCTGGCCATCAAGAAGGCCCGATCCGCCAAAAACGGTTACGAGGTCAATAAGGGTGGAACCCTGCTCTGGATTCCTCAGGAAACCCATGAGATCAACAAGGACATCTCCCTGCTGATGATCACAGACGGTCAGTGGATCGAAGCCGGTACTGAAGTGGTCAAGGACATCTTCAGCCAGACGGCCGGCATCGTCACCGTCACTCAGAAAAACGACATCCTGCGCGAGATCATCGTGCGCAGCGGCAGCTTCCATCTCTGCACTGAGAAAAAAGCTCTCGAGCGTTTCACCGGCGACGGTGTCATGGTCAATCCGGGTGAACCGATCGCCAAGGGCATCAGCAGCGACGCCATGGTGTATGTGCAAACCGTTGAAACTCCGGAGGGCTCAGGTCTGCTGCTTCGCCCGATTGAGGAATACACCATTCCGAATGAGGCACAGCTCCCTGATCTCGGACACGTCAAGCAACCAAATGGTCCTCACCTCGGCCTGAAGGCCACTCAGCGCCTGTCGTTCAAAGACAACGAGTTGGTCAAGTCTGTTGAGGGTGTCGAGCTGCTGCGCACACAGCTGATGCTTGAGACATTCGATACCACCCCACAGATGACTGTGGATGTGGAACGAGTGCCTGACAGGCGTGCCAAGACGATCGAACGTCTCCAGTTGGTGATATTGGAGAGTATTCTCGTCCGCCGCGACACGATTTCCGACTCCAGTCACGGTTCCACCCACACCGAACTCCAGATCGAGGATGGTCAGTCGATCAAGGCCGGCGATGTGGTGGCCACCACTCAGATCCTCTGCAAGCAGGAGGGTGTGGCTCAGATGCCTGAAGCCACTGAAAGTGAGCCTGTGCGTCGCTTGATTGTGGAGCGTGCGGAAGACACCGTCACCATCAGTACCTCCGCCAAGCCTGTCGTGACTGTGGGGCAGCGCATTGTTGACGGTGACCTTCTCGCTGAAGGCCAGCTCGCGGATTGCTGTGGCGAGGTGGAACGGGTGGATGGCAAGGCTGTCACGCTTCGTCTCGGCCGTCCTTACATGATTTCACCGGACTCCCTCCTGCATGTTCGCGACGGGGATCTGGTTCAGCGAGGCGATGGTCTTGCATTGCTGGTGTTTGAACGCCAGAAGACCGGTGACATCGTTCAGGGTCTGCCCAGAATCGAGGAGCTGCTGGAAGCCCGGCGTCCTCGGGAATCAGCGATTCTCTGCAAGAAGCCCGGCACGGTCGAGATCAAGCAGGGTGAAGACGATGAAACAACTGTGGTGACAGTCATCGAGACCGATGATGCCATCGGCGAGTATCCGATCCTGCTGGGTCGCAACGTGATGGTCAACGATGGCCAGCAGGTCACAGCCGGCGAGCTGTTGACGGACGGTCCGATCAATCCTCATGAGCTGTTGGAGTGTTTCTTCGAGGATCTGCGCAGTCGCAAGCCGCTGATGGATGCAGCCCAAGAGGCGATCGCCAACCTGCAACATCGCTTGGTGACTGAAGTCCAGAACGTCTACAAATCCCAGGGCGTGTCGATCGACGACAAACACATTGAGGTGATCGTGCGTCAGATGACCAGCAAAGTGCGGGTTGAGGATGCAGGCGACACCACCTTGCTGCCCGGCGAATTGATTGAGCTTCGTCAGGTGGAGGACACCAATCAGGCGATGTCGATCACCGGAGGCGCTCCCGCCGAATTCACTCCGGTTCTGCTGGGGATCACCAAAGCCTCCCTCAATACCGACAGCTTCATCTCCGCCGCCTCTTTCCAGGAGACGACAAGGGTTCTGACTGAAGCCGCCATCGAGGGCAAGAGCGACTGGCTCCGCGGTCTCAAGGAAAACGTGATCATCGGGCGCCTGATTCCCGCAGGCACCGGTTTCAGTGGTTTCGAAGAGGAACTGCGTGCGGAAGCCGGCCCCCATCCCGACATTCTTGCTGAGGATCCCGTCGGTTACCGCCGCATGCAGAACCTGCGTCCCGATTACACCGTCGACATGCCCGCCGCTCCAGTGAAAGATGCCACGGCAGTTCTGGATGACCCCAGCGATGCCGATCTGGAGGCCACTCGTAGCCGTCATGGCATTGAGGGTGGTGCCAACTTCGCCGCATTCGCACGCCCTGATGCTGACAATGAGCTGAAGGAAGAGCAGGTGGTTGATGCCGAGGCCGTGGAAGGGCTTCAGGAGGAGGGGCTTCTCAGCGATGAGTGAAATCTGCGGTCGCCGCCGCGCCCATCACCCTGTCCCTTTCAAACTGTGCGCTGAAGCCGACTCTGTCCATGCTTGAACCCACCACGATTCCCGTTCGTCGTCTGCCCCGCTATGGGTTTCACACCCATACCGAGCGTCTCAACGGACGCATGGCCATGCTCGGATTCATCGCCTTGCTTGCCGTGGAAATCAAGCTTGGGCATGGGCTTCTGATCTGGTGAGCAAAGCTCTGCTCGGTCGCAGCGCGGCCGAGCTTCAGGACTGGGTGGTGTCCCAGGGGCAGAAAGCTTTCCGAGGGCGTCAGCTCCACGATTGGCTTTATTCCAAGGGTGCTCGTTCTCTCGACGACATTACTGTTCTGCCCAAGGCCTGGCGCGCCACGCTCAGCGATCAGGGTGTGAGCATCGGCCGCTTGAAAGAGGTGCATCGTTCAGTGGCATCCGATGCCACCACCAAGCTGCTGCTGGCCACCGATGACGGTGAAACCATCGAAACGGTGGGCATTCCCACGGATCAACGTCTTACTGTCTGTGTGTCCAGTCAGGTGGGCTGCCCGATGGCATGCCGTTTCTGCGCGACTGGAAAAGACGGGTTGCAGCGTTCACTGCGTACCCACGAAATTGTCGATCAGGTGCTCAGTGTGCGGGAGGTGATGGATCGCCGTCCCTCTCACATCGTGTTCATGGGGATGGGTGAACCTCTGCTCAACAGCCGTGCCGTCCTGGAAGCGATCCGTTGCCTCAGTGATGATTTGGGCATCGGCCAGCGCCGGATCACTGTGAGCACCGTTGGCGTGCCAAAAACATTGCCTCAGCTTGCTGAGCTGGCCATTGAAACCCTGGGCAGAGCTCAGTTCACCCTGGCGGTGAGTTTGCACGCACCTAATCAGCAGTTGCGGGAGGATCTCATCCCAACCGCCAAGTTCTACCCCTATGACGTTCTGCTCGACGACTGTCGCCACTACCTGGAGGTCACAGGCAGACGGGTGAGCTTCGAATACATCCTGCTTGGAGAACTCAATGACCGGCCAGAGCATGCCGAGGAACTGGCTGACCGTGTCGGGGGTTTTCAGAGTCACGTCAATTTGATTGCCTACAACCCGATTGAGGAAGAAGAGTTTCAGCGTCCATCCCGTGAACGTATTGAAGGATTCCGCCGTGTGCTTGAAAGGCGCGGTGTGGCCGTGAGCCTGCGCTCCAGTAGGGGCCTCGACCAGGATGCGGCCTGTGGCCAGCTGAGGAGATCGCGACAGCAGTAAGGGAGACTGCGACTATCTGCGCGGCTCCATGGCTCCGATCGACTGGACCATTCTGATCGTGTATCTGGCAGCCACGCTGGCCCTCGGTCTCTGGCTGGCGCGACGCAATCGGGACGAAGACGATTACTTCGTGGCAGGCCGACGTCTCAGCGGCTGGCTCGCTGGTGCATCAATGGCGGCCACAACGTTTTCAATCGATACGCCCCTTTATGTAGCAGGGATCGTGGGCACGCGAGGCCTCGCGGCGAACTGGGAGTGGTGGGGTTTTGGGCTTGCGCATGTCGCGATGGCCGTGGTGTTCGCACCCTTATGGCGGCGCAGCGGGGTGCTCACGGATGCTGCTTTCACGGAGTTGCGCTATGGCGGCCCTGCAGCTGCCTGGCTGCGAGGTATCAAGGCCTTTCTGCTGGCGCTGCCGGTGAACTGCATCGGCATCGGCTATGCCTTTCTCGCCATGCGCAAGGTGGTCGAAGCGCTTGGCATCGTCTCTGATCAGCCGATAGTTGCAGCCGGTGGCCTTTCGGACACTCTGCTGCTGTTGATCATTGTGGCTGTTCTCGTGCTCGCTTACACCGTCGCCGGTGGATTGTGGGCCGTGGTGATCACCGATTTCATTCAGCTCCTGCTGGCGCTTCTGGGGGCAGCCGCTGTGGCATGGGCGGCAGTTCATGCGGCCGGGGGGATGGAATCGCTGCTGGATCAGCTGGATGCGCTGGGTCGCCCAGAACTGCTGTCGATTGTTCCCTGGCGCTGGGGTCCTGAAGGCTTCTCCTGGATCGGCGGCGCGGGGATCAGTGTCTCTACTTTTCTCGCTTATCTCACCGTGCAGTGGTGGAGTTTCCGCCGCAGTGACGGTGGTGGTGAGTTCATCCAACGGATGCTGGCCACGAAGGATGA
Above is a window of Synechococcus sp. BIOS-E4-1 DNA encoding:
- the rpoB gene encoding DNA-directed RNA polymerase subunit beta, with the protein product MSSSAIQVAKTATYLPDLVEVQRASFKWFLERGLIEELESFSPITDYTGKLELHFVGSEYRLKRPRHDVEEAKRRDATFASQMYVTCRLVNKETGEIKEQEVFIGELPLMTERGTFIINGAERVIVNQIVRSPGVYFKDEMDKNGRRTYNASVIPNRGAWLKFETDKNDLLHVRVDKTRKINAHVLMRAMGLSDNDVIDKLRHPEYYKKSIEAANDEGISSEDQALLELYKKLRPGEPPSVSGGQQLLQTRFFDPKRYDLGRVGRYKINKKLRLTIPDSVRTLTHEDVLSTLDYLINLELDVGGASLDDIDHLGNRRVRSVGELLQNQVRVGLNRLERIIKERMTVGETDSLTPAQLVNPKPLVAAIKEFFGSSQLSQFMDQTNPLAELTHKRRISALGPGGLTRERAGFAVRDIHPSHYGRLCPIETPEGPNAGLINSLATHARVNEYGFIETPFWKVENGRVLKQGDPIYLSADLEDECRVAPGDVATDSDGTILADLIPVRYRQDFEKVPPEQVDYVQLSPVQVISVATSLIPFLEHDDANRALMGSNMQRQAVPLLRPERPLVGTGLETQVARDSGMVPITRVNGTVTFVDATAIVVQDEEGLEHTHFLQKYQRSNQDTCLNQRPIVRQGDQVIVGQVLADGSACEGGEIALGQNVLIAYMPWEGYNYEDAILVSERLVNDDLYTSVHIEKYEIEARQTKLGPEEITREIPNVAEESLGNLDEMGIIRIGAFVESGDILVGKVTPKGESDQPPEEKLLRAIFGEKARDVRDNSLRVPSTERGRVVDVRIYTREQGDELPPGANMVVRVYVAQRRKIQVGDKMAGRHGNKGIISRILPREDMPYLPDGTPVDIVLNPLGVPSRMNVGQVFELLMGWAASNLDCRVKVVPFDEMYGAEKSQQTVEAFLKTAAKQPGKEWIYNPDDPGKLQLIDGRTGEPFDQPVAVGYSHFLKLVHLVDDKIHARSTGPYSLVTQQPLGGKAQQGGQRLGEMEVWALEAYGAAYTLQELLTVKSDDMQGRNEALNAIVKGKPIPRPGTPESFKVLMRELQSLGLDIAVFTDEGKEVDLMQDVNPRRSTPSRPTYESLGVADYDED
- a CDS encoding DNA-directed RNA polymerase subunit gamma yields the protein MTNSNLRTENHFDYVKITLASPDRVMEWGQRTLPNGQVVGEVTKPETINYRTLKPEMDGLFCEKIFGPSKDWECHCGKYKRVRHRGIVCERCGVEVTESRVRRHRMGFIKLAAPVSHVWYLKGIPSYVAILLDMPLRDVEQIVYFNCYVVLDPGDHKDLKYKQLLTEDEWLEIEDEIYAEDSEIENEPVVGIGAEALKQLLEDLTLNEVAEQLREEIASSKGQKRAKLIKRLRVIDNFIATNARPEWMVLDVIPVIPPDLRPMVQLDGGRFATSDLNDLYRRVINRNNRLARLQEILAPEIIVRNEKRMLQEAVDALIDNGRRGRTVVGANNRPLKSLSDIIEGKQGRFRQNLLGKRVDYSGRSVIVVGPKLKMHQCGLPKEMAIELFQPFVIHRLIRQNIVNNIKAAKKLIQRADDEVMQVLQEVIEGHPIMLNRAPTLHRLGIQAFEPKLVDGRAIQLHPLVCPAFNADFDGDQMAVHVPLAIEAQTEARMLMLASNNILSPATGEPIITPSQDMVLGAYYLTALQPQMSPIEFGDRSRTFSDLEDVIHAFEDKRLGLHDWVWVRFNGDVEDDDERDEPLKSESLSDGTRLEQWTYRRDRFDEEGALISRYVLTTVGRVVMNHTIIDAVAAT
- a CDS encoding DNA-directed RNA polymerase subunit beta' yields the protein MTSTPSKSRKSSKSSKAAKAAKAAAAAAKEARALAKTPPPFRNRVVDKKGLKQLVAWAYKHHGTAATSAMADQLKDLGFKYATQAAVSISVDDLKVPEAKQDLLGEAEELITATEESYRLGVITEVERHTKVIDTWTETNERLVDAVKKNFNQNDPLNSVWMMANSGARGNMSQVRQLVGMRGLMANPQGEIIDLPIRTNFREGLTVTEYVISSYGARKGLVDTALRTADSGYLTRRLVDVAQDVIVREDDCGTTRLIVVKAENGKFGNRLVGRLTADQVVSAEGEVLAERNTEIDPPLSQRIQKAGVEAVSVRSPLTCEANRSVCRKCYGWALAHNELVDLGEAVGIIAAQSIGEPGTQLTMRTFHTGGVSTAESGVVRSKVEGTVEYGAKARVRPYRTPHGVDAQQAEADFKLTINPSGKGKAQKIEITSGSLLFVDNGQEIAADVTVAQIAAGAVKKSVEKATKDVICDLAGQVSYDPTIQPREVTDRQGNITHKAQRLGRMWVLAGDVYNLPPNAQPVVTAGAQVTAGQVLAEASQASEYGGAVRLRDALGDSREVQIVTTSMTLRDFKLQGESTHAGEIWNLEAKDGTRYRLNTIPGSKIGSGEVVAELNDDRFRTQTGGLVRFAPGLAIKKARSAKNGYEVNKGGTLLWIPQETHEINKDISLLMITDGQWIEAGTEVVKDIFSQTAGIVTVTQKNDILREIIVRSGSFHLCTEKKALERFTGDGVMVNPGEPIAKGISSDAMVYVQTVETPEGSGLLLRPIEEYTIPNEAQLPDLGHVKQPNGPHLGLKATQRLSFKDNELVKSVEGVELLRTQLMLETFDTTPQMTVDVERVPDRRAKTIERLQLVILESILVRRDTISDSSHGSTHTELQIEDGQSIKAGDVVATTQILCKQEGVAQMPEATESEPVRRLIVERAEDTVTISTSAKPVVTVGQRIVDGDLLAEGQLADCCGEVERVDGKAVTLRLGRPYMISPDSLLHVRDGDLVQRGDGLALLVFERQKTGDIVQGLPRIEELLEARRPRESAILCKKPGTVEIKQGEDDETTVVTVIETDDAIGEYPILLGRNVMVNDGQQVTAGELLTDGPINPHELLECFFEDLRSRKPLMDAAQEAIANLQHRLVTEVQNVYKSQGVSIDDKHIEVIVRQMTSKVRVEDAGDTTLLPGELIELRQVEDTNQAMSITGGAPAEFTPVLLGITKASLNTDSFISAASFQETTRVLTEAAIEGKSDWLRGLKENVIIGRLIPAGTGFSGFEEELRAEAGPHPDILAEDPVGYRRMQNLRPDYTVDMPAAPVKDATAVLDDPSDADLEATRSRHGIEGGANFAAFARPDADNELKEEQVVDAEAVEGLQEEGLLSDE
- a CDS encoding high light inducible protein translates to MLEPTTIPVRRLPRYGFHTHTERLNGRMAMLGFIALLAVEIKLGHGLLIW
- the rlmN gene encoding 23S rRNA (adenine(2503)-C(2))-methyltransferase RlmN, producing the protein MSKALLGRSAAELQDWVVSQGQKAFRGRQLHDWLYSKGARSLDDITVLPKAWRATLSDQGVSIGRLKEVHRSVASDATTKLLLATDDGETIETVGIPTDQRLTVCVSSQVGCPMACRFCATGKDGLQRSLRTHEIVDQVLSVREVMDRRPSHIVFMGMGEPLLNSRAVLEAIRCLSDDLGIGQRRITVSTVGVPKTLPQLAELAIETLGRAQFTLAVSLHAPNQQLREDLIPTAKFYPYDVLLDDCRHYLEVTGRRVSFEYILLGELNDRPEHAEELADRVGGFQSHVNLIAYNPIEEEEFQRPSRERIEGFRRVLERRGVAVSLRSSRGLDQDAACGQLRRSRQQ